Below is a window of Impatiens glandulifera chromosome 2, dImpGla2.1, whole genome shotgun sequence DNA.
CAATGAGTTCTCTCATTCAACTGTTGCATGCTTCtctgttttcttttcttgtttttcctTCAATATATTGACATCTTAGTTCAATTGTTACCAATACCCACTTCAGTTATCATGCTATGAATCCTCTTTTTATGCAATTCCTCTATCAATTTCTTCCCCTCTGTGTTtgcattctcttcttcttcttcttcttcgctcTCTTCCGGGCATCTGTCTCCAGGTTATCAATTTTTCattgtttcatttcttttcttttaatttgtttatacgGAAAGAGTAATTCGatatattctttataatatCCAATGCAGATTAAAGACTGATAGAGATTCTAGAGGCATTACCCGGCCGGTGATGGAGAAGAAAACAGAGGAatctgaagaagaagatgaagaaatgacTGAATTGTTTTCAGTCTTCAAGAACGACGATGGAGCTGGTACTCAAATTGAGAAATCCCAGTTCCATTTCAGTTTCAATTTTCCGACCTATGAAGAATTCTGCCAAAAGAGGAGTGAGAACATGGATGGTATTAATCAATCTGTGAATGGAAaatatgaagatgaagatgaagaagagctcCATGAATTAAGAGACGAGGATCAGGATGAATTCATGGAAATCcataattataaagaaaaagaacatgatgaagaagaagaagaaggagagaCGGAGATATTGGAGGAGATAGAAAATGGACAGCAGCAGCAATTATTAGctgacgaagaagaagaggccGAGGTCTGTTCAATGAAGGGTCCATTCGAGATAGAATCCGACTCCGATTCGTCTTGTTCGATTCTTCCTCGTCGTTTTGTCGTGAATCCGTTAATGGCAATTTTCAGTGATGGGTTTCTCTCAGACAGAGATTTCGGAGGAGAATTCGAACCGGAAACTCCGATTTACGTTGAGGGAGATTGTATTTGTACAATGGAACTCCCTCCGTCGTCTTCAGAAGAACTTCATGCGATGGGATCAAGTCCAGAACTTGAACTTGGAGATTTCTACgatgaggaagatgaagagaatATTTACTCGATGGAAGATCTTAACGAGATGGAAGTAACCCATCTTAGAGCCATGGGCAAACATGAGAACTCTGATTTTCTAAATGAGAGAGATTTTCTTGAGGCGAGAGAAGAAGAcattgaggaagaagaagaagatagaagAGAAACAACGGATAAATTAGAACCGTTGTGGGAGCATCAAGATCTAATCGAACAACTGGAAATGGAAATGAAGAAAGCTAGGGCAACCGGTTTACCGACCATTCTTGAGGACTCGGAGTGTCCGAAATTAATGGAAGATTTGAAACCATGGAAGATCTCTGAGAAATATGAACATGGAGATCGAATTGGTGAATTTCAGAGATTCTGTAAAACCTATACAGAGAGGATGCGCAAATTCGATATCTTGAATTTCCAGAAGATGTATGCAATCGGtcagtctctctctctctcccttaCAAAtacattctttttttaaaaaaaattatatattaaaactagacaaaccaATAAAACTTTGATCAATTCATATTCAATACATCTCAAATATGaattcacaaaaaaaatatagagtGTAAAATGGTGAAATGATTCTAGACTATACTGCtaataaattcttatttaaaaaataataataaatattcaattttacaTGGTAGTGTTTCATGGTCACGGGTTTCGTAAACATATGTGGTCATGGATAGGATAGGCTTAATCATAGCATAATAAACCAAATTTATGCATAAACTTTTGAAATTAGAACTAATATTTACAGGACATTTACTTTTGTCTTAAATACAAGTTATTGGTTTTggaattatttgagattaatttgtaagtagttataatttattttgagtttttgtttgttttaaggTTATTGaatatttgttatgtttaaattttggattatatactattatactgataaaaaaaattatttggaattctctctcaaatattttcttccaaacaaCTTGTGTCAGGTGGATTATAAAAGAAATGTagaacatttattaatatttaggaatacttttaaaatactatataaaaaacaaatatctaaTAATCTAAATGAAAATAACTTAAACGGTTCTAAGACGTGCCCCATTAGACAAATATTTacagacttttttttttatatcaaaactagaattttttttatggatactacaaaatagtttttattttatttagtttgattaattttatggTTAAAGTATCTTTTAAATGCCCTTCCTTATTTTCCCAATTAGTAATTACTAACTTATTGAATCaaacaaaacatattttttactaatttaagCTAAATgtaaataagtatttaattataaaagttcacttaaaaaatgtatatggGATGTCCATTCAAAACCATATAattattaactatatattttagatttgtctatagactatttataaataaagaagttcGGTTTGTCTTGTCCACCTAACTCCAATTTGTGTTCCCTACATGTCATTGATACACTTAATAATgctgattatatatatattaatacttatttaaatattaaaatgtcaatatttatgtgtagtttaattataatataacattataCCTTATTTCATTTCCTCATGCAAAGTTAATGGATGTGCATATTTATAGGTTTTCTACAGTTGAAGGATCCACTAAGGCCGGTTAGAGTCAAAAGATCGTATGTTCAAATGATGAGGGCCCTAGTTTTGCATAAAGTAAGGTTAGACAAATCCTCGAAAGACAAAACAAATCCGACAACGAAGTTCATAAGGGAGTTACAAGATGACCTAGAAGTTGTTTACATTGGTCAAATGTGTCTCTCTTGGGAATTCTTGCGTTGGCAATATGAGCGTGAGCTCGAGCCATGGGAGTTAGAGGGTCGTAAGATTCGCAAATACAACCATGTTGCAAGAGAGTTCCAACAGTTTTGTGTGCTCATACAAAGGTTCATGGAGGATGAAACGGTTAATGGGCCAAGAATTCATTGCTATGTAAAGAGCCGACAAATTCTTCGCAATCTCCTCCAAGTTCCTCTCGTGAGAGGTATGCTTACAAATAGTCCAACTatcatttacaaatatttgCTTGGTTCATTTTGTATGATGCATGACTtgtaatgaaaaaatgttttcttCCTTGAGCAATATCCAATATGACTTCTTTGGTGGttaatttatgtagatgactatattagagaaaaaaagaaacCGACAAAGATGAGCGAATATGACATCACAAGTGACATGTTAGTGGAGATTATTGAAGAATCCATAAAGACATTTTGGGACTTCCTTAGGGCTGATAAAGATTGCAACATTGTGCCTCTTCAAAAGGGTTCAAAAGAGATTCACTTAGAGCCCAAAGATCTTGAGCTCTTTGTGGAAATTCAAAAAGATCTCTATAAGgtataaaaaaatgatacaaTATTTATGATAACTCATTTAGTATGATTAATTCTAATCAATtcatttgttgttgtttttcGAAGAACAGAAGGACAAGCATATGAGAGATGCTTTACATAGTGAGAACTCGATACTAAAAATGTTAAGAAGGAATCGAGGAGAAGAAAAAAACCCAGATCAACTTGTGTATTTTCTTGCACAAGTCGATATGAGACTTGTGGGTAGAGTACTCAATATGTGCAGGCTAACCAGTGACCAATTGATATGGTGTCGAAACAAACTAAACAAGATAAATTTTGTGGGCAAAAAAATTCATGTAGAACCATCATTTTTACTCTTCCCATGTTGATTCTACTTTGTTTTTAAGCTTATAGAGTAgctatatatatgttaattatatatatatatatatccataatGTCACAAGATAAAAGCTTAGACCATGATCCTATTTACAAACTATAGTATatgtgtatattttattttaaaagataaaaatgaagaagatcGAAGAATATAGGCCTCCTTACTTAATGAGTTGAATTACTTGGATAAGCAGGTGAATTCCATATCAGATTTCCATTCGAAACCACCTCAGGCTGCTGATCCAGAGGGAAACTGAAAGGAAATCCAATTGAACTAACATTAACCATTTGTTGATTCCCGTTCTCTATACTTAAATTTGCTTCATCCTCTCCTTGTCCTGCATATTTGTTTCCTTGCATATCTTGTGGCATAACCAT
It encodes the following:
- the LOC124926622 gene encoding uncharacterized protein LOC124926622 encodes the protein MEKKTEESEEEDEEMTELFSVFKNDDGAGTQIEKSQFHFSFNFPTYEEFCQKRSENMDGINQSVNGKYEDEDEEELHELRDEDQDEFMEIHNYKEKEHDEEEEEGETEILEEIENGQQQQLLADEEEEAEVCSMKGPFEIESDSDSSCSILPRRFVVNPLMAIFSDGFLSDRDFGGEFEPETPIYVEGDCICTMELPPSSSEELHAMGSSPELELGDFYDEEDEENIYSMEDLNEMEVTHLRAMGKHENSDFLNERDFLEAREEDIEEEEEDRRETTDKLEPLWEHQDLIEQLEMEMKKARATGLPTILEDSECPKLMEDLKPWKISEKYEHGDRIGEFQRFCKTYTERMRKFDILNFQKMYAIGFLQLKDPLRPVRVKRSYVQMMRALVLHKVRLDKSSKDKTNPTTKFIRELQDDLEVVYIGQMCLSWEFLRWQYERELEPWELEGRKIRKYNHVAREFQQFCVLIQRFMEDETVNGPRIHCYVKSRQILRNLLQVPLVRDDYIREKKKPTKMSEYDITSDMLVEIIEESIKTFWDFLRADKDCNIVPLQKGSKEIHLEPKDLELFVEIQKDLYKKDKHMRDALHSENSILKMLRRNRGEEKNPDQLVYFLAQVDMRLVGRVLNMCRLTSDQLIWCRNKLNKINFVGKKIHVEPSFLLFPC